The Populus trichocarpa isolate Nisqually-1 chromosome 11, P.trichocarpa_v4.1, whole genome shotgun sequence genome has a segment encoding these proteins:
- the LOC7485161 gene encoding tetrahydroberberine oxidase, with product MNSLGPSTMFACMFFLLFPFSLVNSAKDTRDDFLQCLHSQNSNSISSFINTPNNSSYSSLLQNYTQNLRVKATKTLEPLVIIKPKKAFHIQTTIICSKKHGVQIRIRSGGHDYEGLSYVSPLPFVVLDLIDLRNITVDLANKSAWVQAGASLGEVYYRIAEKSSKLAFPAGVGLTVGVGGHFSGGGEGMMMRKYGIAADNIIDAKIINAEGKILDRESMGEDLFWAIRGGGGNTFGVVAAWKINLVDVPPVVTVFNVTRTLEQNATNLVHRWQYLVDKFPEDLALRIFVRRVNSSQDGNTTIQAAFTSLFLGRVDRLLPIVQEHFPELGLTKKDCIEMSWINSTLYFAGIPNGASLDVLLKRDPQGRIFFKGKSDYVQEPIPKNALENIWKRLYKMDAKMAELQFTILGGKMNEISEFSIPFPHRAGNLFQIHYALLWHEESIKEINWHMKWIRELYDFMAPYVSNHPRTAYVNYRDLDLGTNNINGNSTYQEACIWGFKYFKVNNFNRLIQVKATVDRDNFFRNEQSIPYLDHYAG from the coding sequence ATGAATTCTCTAGGCCCTTCAACCATGTTTGCttgtatgttttttcttctctttcccttcTCATTGGTAAATTCAGCTAAGGATACTCGTGACGATTTTCTTCAATGCCTTCACTCCCAAAACTCCAATTCCATTTCTAGTTTCATTAACACTCCAAACAACTCCTCCTATTCATCCCTCTTGCAAAATTATACGCAAAACCTTAGGGTTAAGGCAACCAAAACCCTAGAGCCTCTAGTCATTATCAAACCAAAGAAGGCATTCCACATTCAAACCACCATTATTTGTTCCAAAAAACATGGCGTGCAAATTAGAATTCGAAGTGGTGGCCATGACTATGAGGGCCTTTCTTATGTTTCTCCTCTCCCTTTTGTCGTTCTTGACCTAATCGATCTTCGAAATATTACTGTTGATTTAGCAAATAAGAGTGCATGGGTTCAAGCCGGAGCAAGTTTAGGTGAAGTTTATTATAGGATTGCTGAGAAAAGTAGTAAACTTGCCTTCCCAGCAGGTGTTGGACTTACTGTAGGTGTTGGTGGTCATTTTAGTGGAGGAGGGGAGGGAATGATGATGCGTAAATATGGCATTGCCGCAGATAATATAATTGatgcaaaaataattaatgctgAAGGAAAAATCCTTGATAGAGAATCAATGGGAGAAGATCTATTTTGGGCCATTCGAGGTGGTGGAGGAAATACCTTCGGAGTTGTTGCTGCTTGGAAGATAAATTTGGTCGACGTGCCACCTGTTGTGACTGTCTTCAATGTCACAAGAACCTTAGAACAAAATGCCACAAATCTTGTTCATCGGTGGCAATATTTGGTGGACAAGTTTCCTGAAGATTTGGCATTGAGAATTTTCGTAAGGAGAGTTAATTCTAGCCAAGATGGAAACACAACAATACAGGCTGCATTCACTTCCTTGTTTCTTGGTAGAGTTGATAGGCTTCTTCCAATAGTTCAAGAGCACTTTCCTGAGCTTGGTTTGACAAAAAAAGATTGCATTGAAATGAGTTGGATCAATTCTACCCTCTACTTTGCTGGAATCCCAAATGGTGCATCCCTGGATGTTTTGCTCAAGAGGGATCCTCAAGGAAGAATATTTTTCAAAGGAAAATCTGACTATGTCCAGGAACCTATACCTAAAAATGCTTTGGAAAATATATGGAAAAGGCTTTACAAAATGGATGCCAAGATGGCTGAATTACAATTTACTATTTTAGGAGGGAAAATGAATGAGATTTCAGAATTTAGCATTCCATTTCCACATAGAGCAGGGAACTTATTCCAAATTCATTATGCATTGCTTTGGCATGAAGAGAGCATCAAGGAAATCAATTGGCATATGAAGTGGATTAGGGAGCTTTATGATTTCATGGCTCCCTATGTTTCAAATCATCCTCGTACAGCATATGTCAATTATAGAGATCTTGATCTTGGAACCAACAATATTAATGGCAACTCAACATATCAAGAAGCTTGTATATGGGGTTTCAAATATTTCAAGGTCAATAACTTTAACAGGTTGATTCAAGTGAAGGCAACGGTTGATCGAGATAATTTCTTTAGAAATGAACAAAGCATCCCTTATCTCGATCATTATGCAGGATAG
- the LOC7489112 gene encoding tetrahydroberberine oxidase has translation MTIFFIAFITKTVTPFLRFNTTATPKPLVIVSPVNVSQIQDVVICSKKHGLQIRVRSGGHDFEGLSYVSIVPFVLVDLINLRMINVDVENSNAWVEAGATLGEVYYRIAEKSKTLAFPAGVSPTVGVGGHFSGGGSGMILRKFGLAADHITDAVLVDVEGRIHDRKSMGEDLFWAIRGGGGNTFGIVVAWKLNLVPVPPIVTAFNVSRTLEQNATKLVHRWQFVSNKLHEDIFTRIFLRKVESSQRGKTTIQAAFTTLFIGEVDRLLSLMQESFPELGLVKEDCIEMSWIESVLYFAGFPSNTSLDALLDRTPISDVFFKIKSDYVKEPLPEIALEGIWERMDQLEVQISELQFTAYGGKMDEISESSLPFPHRAGIIYQIEYAVLWEEESSEASQRYISWIRRLLNYMTPYVSKNPRQVYVNYRDLDLGINKLDGNTSYKQASIWGRKYFKNNFDRLVRVKTAVDPANFFRHEQSIPPLSSW, from the exons ATGACGATTTTCTTCATTGCCTTTATAACAAAAACAGTGACTCCATTTCTGAG GTTCAATACAACCGCCACCCCGAAACCACTAGTCATTGTTAGCCCTGTGAATGTTTCCCAGATTCAAGATGTTGTTATTTGTTCCAAGAAACATGGCTTGCAAATTAGAGTGCGTAGTGGTGGCCATGACTTTGAGGGTCTTTCTTATGTTTCCATTGTCCCCTTTGTCCTTGTTGATCTTATTAATCTTCGAATGATCAACGTTGATGTTGAGAATAGCAATGCATGGGTTGAAGCTGGGGCAACTTTAGGTGAAGTTTATTATAGAATTGCTGAGAAAAGCAAAACTCTTGCTTTTCCTGCTGGTGTTAGCCCTACTGTGGGTGTTGGTGGGCACTTCAGTGGAGGAGGATCCGGCATGATTCTCCGTAAATTTGGCCTAGCCGCAGACCATATCACCGATGCTGTATTAGTTGATGTTGAAGGTAGAATACATGACAGAAAATCAATGGGAGAAGATTTATTTTGGGCCATTCGAGGCGGTGGAGGAAACACCTTCGGCATCGTTGTTGCATGGAAACTAAACTTGGTTCCAGTTCCACCTATTGTGACTGCTTTCAATGTCTCAAGAACCTTGGAACAAAATGCAACAAAGCTTGTCCACCGGTGGCAATTCGTATCAAACAAACTTCATGAAGATATTTTCACAAGAATTTTCCTAAGGAAGGTTGAATCTAGCCAAAGAGGAAAGACTACAATACAAGCTGCATTCACTACCTTATTTATTGGTGAGGTAGATAGGCTTCTTTCATTGATGCAAGAGAGCTTTCCCGAGCTCGGTTTGGTGAAGGAAGATTGCATTGAAATGAGCTGGATCGAGTCAGTTCTCTATTTTGCCGGATTCCCAAGCAACACATCTTTAGATGCTTTACTTGATAGGACTCCTATATCTgatgtatttttcaaaataaaatcagacTACGTGAAGGAACCTTTACCGGAAATCGCATTGGAGGGTATTTGGGAAAGGATGGATCAATTAGAGGTCCAGATATCTGAATTGCAATTTACTGCGTATGGAGGCAAGATGGATGAGATATCAGAGTCCAGCCTTCCATTTCCACATAGAGCTGgaattatatatcaaattgaATACGCGGTGCTTTGGGAAGAAGAAAGTAGTGAGGCATCCCAACGGTATATAAGTTGGATAAGAAGGCTACTCAATTACATGACTCCTTACGTTTCAAAAAATCCTCGACAAGTATATGTGAATTATAGAGATCTTGACCTTGGAATCAATAAACTTGATGGCAACACAAGTTACAAACAAGCAAGCATCTGGGGCAGgaaatatttcaagaataaCTTTGATAGGCTGGTACGGGTGAAGACTGCAGTTGATCCTGCTAATTTCTTTAGGCATGAACAAAGCATTCCTCCTCTCTCATCTTGGTGA